Sequence from the Herbaspirillum sp. meg3 genome:
GTGCAGGGGTTCAGAGCTTCGGTCCGCGCCTTCGCGAACGCCACAACCAAAAAAAACGCCAGCGGATTACACGCTAGCGTCAGGAATACTAATCCCGAAAAACCTTCAGGTTTTTCAAAGGAAAAGCCGCCTGACCCGATTTAATCGAGTTAAGCGGCGATAACAGAGAAGATCGTTTCGGTCTTTTACTGTTCATTAAATTTGGTGAAAGCCTTCCGTATTTTGACAGTCGGATATCTTGCAAGCTACCCGACTGTTGAGTGCCTCACAAATCTCGCTGAAGAGCATTGACGAGATGGGCACATCATTCCCAGTTAAGCGCGCCTCCGGTTTGGTATTCGATGACTCGGGTTTCAAAGAAGTTGCGCTCCTTCTTCAAATCGATCATCTCGCTCATCCACGGAAACGGATTTTCTTCTTGCGCGAACAGTGGATCGAGTCCGATTTGCTGTGCGCGACGATTAGCGATGAATCGTAAGTAACCTTTGAACATCGGCGCATTCAAACCTAGCACGCCTCGCGGCATTGTATCCTCTGCGTAGCGATATTCCAACTCTACGGCGCTTAAAAACAACGATTTAATTTCGTTTCTGAATTCCGGCGTCCACAAATGTGGGTTCTCCATCTTCACCGTGTTGATCAGATCGATACCGAAATTGCAGTGCATCGATTCATCGCGCAGGATGTATTGATACTGTTCAGCGGCGCCCATCATCTTGTTCTGACGGCCCAGCGCAAGGATCTGCGTGAAGCCGACGTAGAAGAACAGACCTTCCATGATGCAGGCAAAAACGATCAGCGACTTCAGCAGCTTCTGGTCATTCTCTGTCGTGCCGGTCTTGAACTCAGGATCAGTCAGTGTGTTGATGAACGGGATCAGGAACTCGTCCTTGTCGCGAATCGACTTCACTTCGTGATACGCGTTGAAGATCTCTGCTTCGTCCAGACCCAGCGACTCAACGATGTATTGGTACGCGTGCGTGTGGATCGCTTCTTCAAACGCCTGGCGCAACAGGTACTGACGGCATTCCGGCGCAGTGATGTGGCGGTAGGTGCCCAGCACGATGTTGTTGGCGGCGAGCGAGTCGGCGGTGACGAAGAAGCCGAGGTTGCGCTTGACCAGACGGCGTTCGTCTTCGGTCAGGCCGTTCGGATTCTTCCACAGCTCAATATCGCGCTGCATGTTGATTTCCTGCGGCATCCAATGGTTGGCGCAGCCGGCCAGGTATTTATCCCAAGCCCATTTGTACTTGAACGGCACCAGTTGATTGACGTCGGTGTGGCCGTTGATGATGCGCTTGTCGGCGGCATTGACGCGGCTGGTCACGTCTACCGGCGCTTCGTCTTTGGTAACCAGAGCAGGATTCAGCGCGACGTCTGAAAATTGCGGACGTGCATTCGGACGTCCATCGTTCATAGCGGCCGATTGCAATTGAGGCTGAGGCGTTTGCGAGGCGTGCGGCGCGGACGGTGCCGGCGAGGCCTTCACTTCATCATCCCAAGAGAGCATGTTTGATCCTTTACTTAATTTACTTTGACGTCCCGACGCGGCCGGGATGTGACATATGACATTGATGCAGGCTGCTCGTTCATCCTCCGGAGAAGACTGCCGCCGGACTTGCCGGCGGCTGCTACCTGTTTTTACTGCCTGCCGGGATTATTGGCAGGCTTCGCACTCTTCAAAACCATCATCGCCTGGACGCAGATAGCATGCTTCGCCATCGGCTTCGGCTTCAACTGCTGCTGCCGCCACGGTTGCCGTGCTGGCTGCAGACGCCGTCATCGATGCTGGAGCAGAAGCTGCCGCTGCACTGTGGCCTACACCGCCATCCACTGCCACAGCGTTCAGCGCGCCGGTCTTGGACGTCGACTTCTCGGTGTGGGTCGCGCCGATGGTGCGGAGATAGTAGGTGGTCTTCAGACCGCGCAACCATGCCAGCTTGTAAGTCTCATCCAGACGCTTGCCCGATGCGCCGGCCATGTAGATGTTCAGCGATTGAGCCTGATCGATCCATTTTTGACGGCGGGATGCAGCTTCCACCAGCCAGGATGGTTCAACTTCGAAGGCGGTGGCGTAGATATCGCGCAGGTCTTGCGGGATGCGGTCGATCTTGGCCAGGCTGCCGTCAAAGTACTTCAGGTCGGAAATCATGACTTCGTCCCACAGGCCACGAGCCTTCAGGTCACGGACCAGGTACTCGTTGATTTCGGTAAATTCGCCCGACAGGTTCGACTTCACATACAGGTTCTGGTAAGTCGGTTCGATGCAAGCCGACACGCCGATGATGTTCGAAATTGTTGCTGTTGGTGCAATCGCCA
This genomic interval carries:
- a CDS encoding ribonucleotide-diphosphate reductase subunit beta gives rise to the protein MLSWDDEVKASPAPSAPHASQTPQPQLQSAAMNDGRPNARPQFSDVALNPALVTKDEAPVDVTSRVNAADKRIINGHTDVNQLVPFKYKWAWDKYLAGCANHWMPQEINMQRDIELWKNPNGLTEDERRLVKRNLGFFVTADSLAANNIVLGTYRHITAPECRQYLLRQAFEEAIHTHAYQYIVESLGLDEAEIFNAYHEVKSIRDKDEFLIPFINTLTDPEFKTGTTENDQKLLKSLIVFACIMEGLFFYVGFTQILALGRQNKMMGAAEQYQYILRDESMHCNFGIDLINTVKMENPHLWTPEFRNEIKSLFLSAVELEYRYAEDTMPRGVLGLNAPMFKGYLRFIANRRAQQIGLDPLFAQEENPFPWMSEMIDLKKERNFFETRVIEYQTGGALNWE